The Budorcas taxicolor isolate Tak-1 chromosome 18, Takin1.1, whole genome shotgun sequence genome window below encodes:
- the SMG9 gene encoding nonsense-mediated mRNA decay factor SMG9 isoform X2: MSESGHSQPGLYGIERRRRWKEPGPGGPQNLSGPGGRERDYIAPWERERRDGSEETSTAVMQKTPIILSKPPAERSKQPPPPAAPAAPPAPAPLEKPIVLMKPREEGKGPAATTSASTPEGTAPPPPAAPVPPKGEKEGQRPTQPVYQIQNRGMGTAAPAAMDPVVGQAKLLPPERMKHSIKLVDDQMNWCDSAIEYLLDQTDVLVVGVLGLQGTGKSMVMSLLSANTPEEDQRAYVFRAQSAEMKERGGNQTSGIDFFITQERIVFLDTQPILSPSILDHLINNDRKLPPEYNLPHTYVEMQSLQIAAFLFTVCHVVIVVQDWFTDLSLYRFLQTAEMVKPSTPSPSHESSSSSGSDEGAEYYPHLVFLQNKARREDFCPRKLRQMHLMIDQLMAHSHLRYKGTLSMLQCNVFPGLPPDFLDSEVNLFLMPFMDSETESETPPRAGPGSSPLFSLLPGYRGHPSFQSLVSKLRSQVMSMARPQLSHTILTEKN, encoded by the exons ATGTCTGAGTCTGGGCACAGTCAGCCAGGGCTCTATGGGATAGAGAGGCGGCGGCGCTGGAAGGAGCCAGGCCCTGGCGGCCCCCAGAATCTCTCCGGGCCCGGAGGTCGGGAGAGGGACTACATCGCACCCTGGGAAAGAGAGAGACGG GATGGCAGCGAAGAGACTAGCACGGCGGTCATGCAGAAAACCCCCATCATCCTCTCAAAGCCTCCAGCAGAGCGG TCAAAGCAGCCCCCGCCTCCAGCAGCCCCTGCCGCCCCACCTGCCCCGGCCCCTCTGGAGAAGCCCATTGTGCTCATGAAGCCCCGGGAGGAGGGGAAAGGGCCGGCGGCCACAACGAGCGCCTCAACCCCCGAGGGCACTGCCCCACCACCCCCGGCAGCCCCTGTGCCACCCAAGGGGGAGAAGGAGGGCCAGAGACCCACACAGCCCGTGTACCAGATCCAGAACCGGGGCATGGGCACTGCCGCTCCAGCAGCCATGGACC CTGTCGTGGGCCAGGCCAAACTGCTGCCCCCAGAGCGCATGAAGCACAGCATCAAGCTGGTGGACGACCAGATGAATTGGTGCGACAGTGCCATTGAG TACCTGTTGGATCAGACTGATGTCCTGGTGGTTGGTGTCCTGGGCCTCCAGGGGACGGGCAAGTCCATGGTCATGTCGTTGTTGTCAGCCAACACTCCGGAGGAGGACCAGAG GGCGTATGTTTTCCGGGCCCAGAGCGCCGAAATGAAGGAGCGAGGGGGCAACCAGACCAGTGGCATCGACTTCTTTATTACCCAAGAGCGGATTGTTTTCCTGGACACACAG CCCATCCTGAGCCCTTCCATCTTGGACCATCTCATCAACAACGACCGCAAGCTGCCTCCAGAGTACAACCTGCCCCACACCTACGTTGAGATGCAG TCACTCCAGATTGCTGCCTTCCTTTTCACGGTCTGCCACGTGGTGATAGTCGTCCAGGACTGGTTCACGGACCTCAGTCTGTACAG GTTCCTCCAGACAGCAGAGATGGTGAAACCCTCCACCCCATCTCCCAGCCACGAGTCCAGCAGCTCGTCAGGATCCGACGAAGGCGCTGAGTACTACCCTCACCTGG tcttCCTGCAGAATAAAGCTCGCCGGGAGGACTTCTGTCCCCGCAAGCTACGGCAGATGCACCTGATGATCGACCAGCTCATGGCCCACTCCCACCTGCGGTACAAGG GTACTCTATCCATGTTGCAGTGCAATGTCTTCCCTGGGCTCCCGCCTGACTTCCTGGACTCTGAGGTCAACCTGTTCCTAATGCCCTTCATGGACAGTGAGACAGAGAGTGAAACCCCACCTCGCGCAG GACCTGGTTCCAGCCCCCTCTTCTCCCTGCTCCCCGGGTACCGAGGCCACCCCAGCTTCCAGTCCTTGGTGAGCAAGCTTCGGAGCCAGGTGATGTCCATGGCCCGGCCGCAGCTGTCACACACGATCCTCACCGAGAAGAACTG A
- the SMG9 gene encoding nonsense-mediated mRNA decay factor SMG9 isoform X1 → MSESGHSQPGLYGIERRRRWKEPGPGGPQNLSGPGGRERDYIAPWERERRDGSEETSTAVMQKTPIILSKPPAERSKQPPPPAAPAAPPAPAPLEKPIVLMKPREEGKGPAATTSASTPEGTAPPPPAAPVPPKGEKEGQRPTQPVYQIQNRGMGTAAPAAMDPVVGQAKLLPPERMKHSIKLVDDQMNWCDSAIEYLLDQTDVLVVGVLGLQGTGKSMVMSLLSANTPEEDQRAYVFRAQSAEMKERGGNQTSGIDFFITQERIVFLDTQPILSPSILDHLINNDRKLPPEYNLPHTYVEMQSLQIAAFLFTVCHVVIVVQDWFTDLSLYRFLQTAEMVKPSTPSPSHESSSSSGSDEGAEYYPHLVFLQNKARREDFCPRKLRQMHLMIDQLMAHSHLRYKGTLSMLQCNVFPGLPPDFLDSEVNLFLMPFMDSETESETPPRAGPGSSPLFSLLPGYRGHPSFQSLVSKLRSQVMSMARPQLSHTILTEKNWFHYAARIWDGVKKSSALAEYSRLLA, encoded by the exons ATGTCTGAGTCTGGGCACAGTCAGCCAGGGCTCTATGGGATAGAGAGGCGGCGGCGCTGGAAGGAGCCAGGCCCTGGCGGCCCCCAGAATCTCTCCGGGCCCGGAGGTCGGGAGAGGGACTACATCGCACCCTGGGAAAGAGAGAGACGG GATGGCAGCGAAGAGACTAGCACGGCGGTCATGCAGAAAACCCCCATCATCCTCTCAAAGCCTCCAGCAGAGCGG TCAAAGCAGCCCCCGCCTCCAGCAGCCCCTGCCGCCCCACCTGCCCCGGCCCCTCTGGAGAAGCCCATTGTGCTCATGAAGCCCCGGGAGGAGGGGAAAGGGCCGGCGGCCACAACGAGCGCCTCAACCCCCGAGGGCACTGCCCCACCACCCCCGGCAGCCCCTGTGCCACCCAAGGGGGAGAAGGAGGGCCAGAGACCCACACAGCCCGTGTACCAGATCCAGAACCGGGGCATGGGCACTGCCGCTCCAGCAGCCATGGACC CTGTCGTGGGCCAGGCCAAACTGCTGCCCCCAGAGCGCATGAAGCACAGCATCAAGCTGGTGGACGACCAGATGAATTGGTGCGACAGTGCCATTGAG TACCTGTTGGATCAGACTGATGTCCTGGTGGTTGGTGTCCTGGGCCTCCAGGGGACGGGCAAGTCCATGGTCATGTCGTTGTTGTCAGCCAACACTCCGGAGGAGGACCAGAG GGCGTATGTTTTCCGGGCCCAGAGCGCCGAAATGAAGGAGCGAGGGGGCAACCAGACCAGTGGCATCGACTTCTTTATTACCCAAGAGCGGATTGTTTTCCTGGACACACAG CCCATCCTGAGCCCTTCCATCTTGGACCATCTCATCAACAACGACCGCAAGCTGCCTCCAGAGTACAACCTGCCCCACACCTACGTTGAGATGCAG TCACTCCAGATTGCTGCCTTCCTTTTCACGGTCTGCCACGTGGTGATAGTCGTCCAGGACTGGTTCACGGACCTCAGTCTGTACAG GTTCCTCCAGACAGCAGAGATGGTGAAACCCTCCACCCCATCTCCCAGCCACGAGTCCAGCAGCTCGTCAGGATCCGACGAAGGCGCTGAGTACTACCCTCACCTGG tcttCCTGCAGAATAAAGCTCGCCGGGAGGACTTCTGTCCCCGCAAGCTACGGCAGATGCACCTGATGATCGACCAGCTCATGGCCCACTCCCACCTGCGGTACAAGG GTACTCTATCCATGTTGCAGTGCAATGTCTTCCCTGGGCTCCCGCCTGACTTCCTGGACTCTGAGGTCAACCTGTTCCTAATGCCCTTCATGGACAGTGAGACAGAGAGTGAAACCCCACCTCGCGCAG GACCTGGTTCCAGCCCCCTCTTCTCCCTGCTCCCCGGGTACCGAGGCCACCCCAGCTTCCAGTCCTTGGTGAGCAAGCTTCGGAGCCAGGTGATGTCCATGGCCCGGCCGCAGCTGTCACACACGATCCTCACCGAGAAGAACTG GTTCCACTATGCCGCCCGGATCTGGGACGGGGTGAAGAAGTCCTCCGCCCTGGCAGAGTACAGCCGCCTGCTGGCCTGA